The Gehongia tenuis sequence GCTCGCTCTGGAGGGGGTGGACACGGGACGCTTCTTCGTCCCGGAGAAAGGAACGGCGCTGTGACATGGAACCTTCAAATCTGAAAGAAATCCACGATTCCTTCGCAGTCCAGGCCCCGAATTTTGAGCATTTCTCCATGAGTTTCTCGAAGAAGGAGTTTTTGGACTACACGGTCTCGCGGATCAGCCCCTGTGCCAACGACGGAGCGCTGGAGGTTGCGGCGGGAACCTGCGCATGCGGACGGGCGCTTGCGCCGAGGGTTGGAACGATGACCTGCCTGGACATCACGCCCGCCATGCTGGAGACAGGTAAACGGAACGCGGAGCAGGAGAATCTCCGCAATATGGTCTTTGTTAAGGGAAATGCCGAGGAACTCCCTTTTTTGGACGCCAGTTTCGACATCGCTCTGTCCAGGCTGGCCTTCCACCATTTTCCCGATATAAAGCGGCCCTTTGCGGAGATGGTGCGGGTTTTGCGGCCCGGCGGCAAGCTTGCTCTCATCGATATGGAGGCGGCGAAGGAGGAGCTTCGG is a genomic window containing:
- a CDS encoding class I SAM-dependent methyltransferase, whose translation is MSFSKKEFLDYTVSRISPCANDGALEVAAGTCACGRALAPRVGTMTCLDITPAMLETGKRNAEQENLRNMVFVKGNAEELPFLDASFDIALSRLAFHHFPDIKRPFAEMVRVLRPGGKLALIDMEAAKEELRAREDGIEAMRDPAHVRNLSGEELTALFTAHGLCVKLYEKTEIPVSLNSWLELTKTPAPVRERIKDLLRAELGGGEKTGFAPYWKGSEIFFRQRWILILGIKPL